One window of the Clostridium sp. MB40-C1 genome contains the following:
- a CDS encoding AI-2E family transporter: MLKNKKIPYLNLIPILIISFLLFKVIDNVEFLAEGFGLLLSILTPFFWAFGIAYLLNPLMVHLEKRFKLKRGISLLIVYAVVIGFITLSVTIISPTIASNIGDLANNIPEYAIKTEAWIRTNIQKLNLNNNKDIISWINNLLSTSSGKLTEILNTGVNTIFTKAVSFTSSFLKMIFGFIISVYILNDKELFKNTIKRFLYAAFNTKSVDNFLIFTDEVNRLFSQYIIGKFIDSLIIGILCAIGLTILKAPYALLISIIVGITNMIPYFGPFIGMIPAVIITVFFSPIKALEVLIFIIILQQFDGWFLGPKILGDKVGLNPFLIILAITIGGGTFGVLGMFLGVPVMAVIKTFLQRYMTKRLEEKNIQENVK; encoded by the coding sequence TTGTTAAAAAACAAAAAAATTCCATACTTAAATCTGATACCTATTTTGATAATTTCTTTTCTACTTTTTAAAGTTATAGATAATGTAGAATTTTTAGCGGAAGGTTTTGGGTTATTACTATCTATTCTAACACCTTTTTTTTGGGCTTTTGGAATAGCTTATCTCTTAAACCCTCTTATGGTTCATCTAGAAAAAAGATTTAAGTTAAAAAGAGGAATAAGCCTTCTAATTGTTTATGCCGTAGTAATTGGGTTTATAACATTATCAGTTACGATAATTTCACCTACAATAGCAAGTAATATTGGTGATTTAGCAAACAATATACCTGAATATGCTATCAAAACAGAGGCTTGGATTAGAACAAATATTCAAAAATTAAATTTAAATAATAATAAGGATATTATTTCATGGATAAATAACTTATTAAGTACTTCTTCTGGTAAATTGACAGAAATATTAAATACAGGGGTTAATACAATCTTTACTAAAGCCGTTAGCTTTACTTCTTCATTTTTAAAAATGATTTTTGGCTTTATTATCTCTGTATATATACTAAATGATAAAGAATTATTTAAAAACACCATTAAGAGATTTCTATATGCTGCTTTTAATACAAAGTCAGTGGACAATTTCTTAATTTTTACAGATGAAGTAAATAGGTTATTTTCTCAATACATAATAGGTAAATTTATCGACTCATTGATAATAGGAATTTTATGTGCCATAGGATTGACTATTTTAAAAGCTCCTTATGCATTGCTTATAAGTATTATAGTTGGAATAACTAATATGATACCTTATTTTGGTCCATTCATTGGAATGATACCTGCAGTAATAATAACTGTATTTTTCAGCCCAATAAAAGCTCTAGAGGTATTAATCTTTATAATCATTTTACAACAGTTTGATGGTTGGTTCTTAGGTCCAAAAATACTTGGCGATAAAGTTGGTTTAAATCCATTCTTAATAATTTTAGCTATAACTATCGGTGGAGGAACTTTTGGAGTATTAGGAATGTTCTTAGGCGTTCCTGTAATGGCAGTTATTAAAACTTTTTTACAAAGATATATGACTAAAAGATTAGAAGAAAAAAATATTCAAGAAAATGTAAAATAA
- a CDS encoding TIGR03905 family TSCPD domain-containing protein: MHIYKPTGVCSREISFDLENGKIKNVSFVGGCSGNLQGISSLVEDMDVNEVIKKLKGIKCGNKSTSCPDQLSKAIEELQNK, from the coding sequence GTGCATATTTATAAACCTACAGGAGTTTGTTCAAGAGAAATAAGCTTCGACCTAGAAAATGGGAAAATTAAAAATGTTTCTTTTGTAGGGGGATGTTCTGGAAATTTACAAGGAATATCTAGTCTTGTAGAAGACATGGATGTTAACGAAGTTATAAAAAAGCTAAAAGGTATCAAATGTGGAAATAAATCTACCTCTTGTCCAGACCAATTATCTAAAGCTATAGAAGAATTACAAAACAAATAA
- a CDS encoding YncE family protein: MSNLYVCNTSSDNISVVNIEDFKEVYKIPLSYNSEHRIGPHGICTYKDKLIVANNYSNTISIIDTQINKEVASYFIGMHCNDAAVYKDKAYVICGELNYIIVFNLLTNKVDEEIPCGNLPHSIKIDKQRKHMLISNFENDSITLVDLNDNKNIKHVRVGAYPTKALFTIDGDYILVCESNIGTDVKGSISIISSKNYKLLNRILVGNCPVDMYLDTSYCYVSNFGEGTISMVDINLYNEIKKINVGGMPRGIIKRLDYIYVGDNYNNILIRVNEKEEKKRVISIGGEPNGMTFFSPL, translated from the coding sequence ATGAGTAATTTATATGTATGCAATACTTCTTCTGATAATATATCTGTAGTTAACATTGAAGATTTTAAAGAAGTTTATAAAATTCCTTTAAGTTATAATAGTGAGCATAGAATAGGTCCCCATGGTATATGTACCTATAAAGATAAGTTAATAGTTGCAAATAATTATAGTAATACTATTTCAATAATAGATACTCAAATTAATAAAGAAGTTGCAAGTTATTTTATAGGTATGCATTGTAATGATGCTGCTGTATATAAAGATAAGGCTTATGTGATTTGTGGGGAACTAAATTACATTATAGTTTTTAATTTACTTACAAATAAGGTAGATGAGGAAATACCTTGCGGAAATTTGCCTCATAGCATAAAAATAGACAAACAGAGAAAACATATGCTTATAAGTAATTTTGAAAATGATAGTATAACTTTAGTTGACTTAAATGATAATAAAAACATTAAACATGTAAGAGTTGGAGCTTATCCTACCAAAGCTTTATTTACAATTGATGGGGATTATATACTTGTATGTGAAAGTAATATTGGAACGGATGTCAAAGGAAGCATAAGTATAATATCTTCAAAAAACTATAAATTATTGAATAGGATATTAGTTGGTAATTGCCCTGTGGACATGTACCTTGATACTTCTTATTGCTATGTTTCAAATTTTGGGGAAGGAACTATAAGCATGGTAGACATAAATTTATATAATGAAATTAAAAAAATTAATGTGGGTGGTATGCCGAGAGGTATAATAAAAAGATTAGATTATATTTACGTTGGAGATAATTACAATAATATTTTAATAAGAGTTAATGAAAAAGAAGAGAAGAAAAGAGTCATATCCATTGGTGGAGAACCTAATGGAATGACTTTCTTTAGTCCTCTATGA
- a CDS encoding DUF4364 family protein — MYGNTAELAEDKLLLLYILDKIKLPISNNKLTEVILENNFINYFTLQQYLSELANANFIDYIEQEGKHRIIISKKGLTVLSLFGNRISDSKMHSVDSYLEKQISNIKNEISISADYTIEGNNYIVNLQALENGSILIDLKLNVASKKQAKELCSKWKNNSSELYNNLFKVLIED, encoded by the coding sequence ATGTACGGAAATACAGCAGAACTAGCTGAAGATAAGCTTCTTTTACTTTATATATTAGATAAGATAAAACTACCTATCTCTAATAATAAACTTACTGAAGTAATTTTAGAAAATAATTTTATTAACTACTTCACTCTTCAGCAGTACTTATCAGAGCTTGCTAATGCAAACTTTATAGATTATATAGAACAAGAAGGAAAGCATAGAATTATTATATCAAAAAAAGGTTTGACGGTTTTATCCTTGTTTGGAAATAGAATATCCGACTCAAAAATGCATTCAGTTGATTCTTACTTAGAAAAACAAATAAGCAATATAAAGAATGAAATTTCTATATCTGCTGATTATACTATTGAGGGAAATAATTATATCGTAAACCTTCAAGCTTTAGAAAACGGCTCTATTTTAATTGACCTTAAATTAAATGTAGCCTCTAAAAAACAAGCTAAAGAACTTTGTTCTAAATGGAAAAATAATTCTTCTGAACTTTACAACAACCTATTTAAAGTACTCATAGAGGACTAA
- a CDS encoding alpha/beta-type small acid-soluble spore protein — translation MALGQSGSGRTQVVPDCHKILDKMKYEIAEELNLGVHEGSEDYWGEVSSKNCGKVGGTMLKRLVNLAEQELVNGKKA, via the coding sequence ATGGCTTTAGGACAATCTGGCAGCGGTAGAACTCAAGTAGTACCTGACTGTCATAAAATATTAGATAAAATGAAATATGAAATAGCAGAGGAACTTAATTTAGGAGTTCATGAGGGTTCTGAAGATTATTGGGGAGAAGTTTCTTCTAAAAACTGTGGTAAAGTTGGCGGAACAATGCTTAAAAGACTAGTTAATTTAGCTGAACAAGAGCTAGTTAATGGAAAAAAAGCTTAA
- the pdaB gene encoding polysaccharide deacetylase family sporulation protein PdaB, with translation MKIVIISKMKKSKKILLILAMLFIVGVIGVMANYISKGVFTKDRKLPIYCVDTKEKKVAISFDASWGANNTIKILDTLDKYNIKATFFLVGRWIDEFPEETKQIYKRGHEIGNHSNSHPDMTKTQDSKIIQELAATDAKLMQLIGTDTKLFRFPGGAYDNRSISAVESTNHYCIQWDVDSIDWKELGAEKEYNRVITKVKPGSIVLFHNAAKYTPENLPKIIEELKSQGYEFVKISDLIYKENYYLDNAGKQILNN, from the coding sequence ATGAAAATAGTAATTATATCAAAAATGAAAAAGTCAAAAAAAATTCTTTTGATATTGGCAATGCTTTTTATAGTTGGAGTTATTGGAGTTATGGCTAACTATATTAGCAAGGGAGTATTTACTAAAGACAGAAAGTTGCCTATATACTGTGTAGATACTAAAGAAAAGAAGGTAGCAATTTCTTTTGATGCTAGTTGGGGAGCGAATAACACAATAAAGATATTGGATACATTAGATAAATATAATATAAAGGCAACATTTTTTCTGGTTGGAAGATGGATAGATGAATTTCCAGAAGAAACAAAACAAATATATAAAAGAGGGCATGAAATAGGGAATCACTCTAATTCTCATCCAGATATGACTAAAACACAAGATAGTAAGATTATACAAGAATTAGCTGCTACAGATGCAAAATTAATGCAACTTATAGGAACAGATACTAAGTTATTTAGATTTCCAGGTGGTGCTTATGATAATAGAAGTATAAGTGCAGTTGAAAGTACAAATCACTATTGTATACAGTGGGATGTGGATAGTATAGATTGGAAAGAACTAGGAGCTGAAAAGGAATATAATAGGGTAATAACTAAAGTAAAACCTGGATCAATAGTTTTATTTCATAATGCAGCAAAGTACACTCCAGAGAATCTTCCAAAGATAATAGAAGAGTTAAAGTCACAAGGCTACGAATTTGTAAAAATATCGGATCTTATATACAAAGAAAACTATTATTTAGACAATGCAGGTAAACAAATATTAAATAATTGA
- a CDS encoding single-stranded DNA-binding protein, whose protein sequence is MDNLMLNNKIYLEGTCVRGLEFSHEMYGEGFYVFQLAVNRLSDAKDILPITVSERLLTEIDIREGVDLVVEGQLRSYNKFIDGSNRLILTVFARDIQPCIERSKNPNQIFLNGFICKPPVYRTTPFGREIADILLAVNRPYNKSDYIPTISWGRNSRFCKVLKVGDNIRVWGRLQSRQYQKKVSEDQSLTKTAYEVSISKLELVGENDDEDKEIFGESAQ, encoded by the coding sequence ATGGACAATTTAATGTTGAATAACAAAATTTATTTAGAAGGTACTTGTGTAAGAGGTCTAGAATTTAGTCATGAAATGTATGGAGAGGGATTTTACGTTTTTCAATTAGCAGTAAATAGGCTTAGTGATGCAAAAGATATTTTACCGATAACAGTTTCAGAAAGGCTATTAACTGAAATAGATATAAGGGAAGGAGTAGATTTAGTTGTTGAGGGACAACTAAGATCCTACAATAAGTTTATTGATGGTTCTAATAGACTAATCTTAACTGTATTTGCAAGAGATATTCAACCATGTATAGAAAGAAGCAAGAATCCGAATCAAATATTTTTAAACGGTTTCATATGTAAACCACCTGTTTATAGAACTACTCCTTTTGGAAGAGAAATAGCCGATATTTTATTGGCAGTAAACAGACCATATAATAAATCTGATTATATACCTACTATCTCATGGGGGAGAAACTCTAGATTTTGTAAGGTTTTAAAAGTAGGAGATAATATAAGAGTGTGGGGAAGACTTCAAAGTAGACAATATCAAAAGAAAGTTTCTGAAGATCAGTCTTTAACTAAAACTGCTTATGAAGTTTCTATATCAAAATTAGAGCTTGTTGGAGAAAATGATGATGAGGATAAAGAGATTTTTGGAGAATCTGCTCAATAA
- the dapD gene encoding 2,3,4,5-tetrahydropyridine-2,6-dicarboxylate N-acetyltransferase has protein sequence MNYDFTDPYEIARYIKEAKKSTPLKVYVDGNLGSTNLGTIDCFGENNFYVLFGESLEVLEFLENNKDKIKKYRIENDRRNSAIPMLDLKNIEARIEPGAIIRDRVSIGKNAVVMMGAVINIGCEIGEGTMVDMNAVLGARAKLGNNVHLGAGAVVAGVLEPPSKSPCEIGDNVLIGANAVILEGVKVGANSVVAAGSVVVADVPENVVVAGSPAKTIKHVDVKTKDKTKLMEDLRK, from the coding sequence ATGAATTACGATTTTACTGATCCATATGAGATAGCAAGATACATAAAAGAAGCTAAAAAATCCACTCCTTTAAAAGTCTATGTAGATGGGAACCTTGGTAGCACTAATCTAGGAACTATAGACTGCTTTGGAGAAAACAATTTCTATGTTTTATTTGGAGAAAGCTTAGAAGTTTTAGAGTTTCTAGAAAACAACAAAGATAAAATCAAAAAATACAGAATAGAAAATGACAGGAGAAATTCAGCTATACCTATGTTAGACTTAAAAAATATTGAAGCTAGAATAGAACCAGGTGCAATTATAAGAGACAGAGTTTCTATAGGCAAAAATGCTGTAGTAATGATGGGTGCTGTTATAAACATAGGATGTGAAATTGGTGAAGGAACTATGGTTGATATGAACGCTGTATTGGGTGCTCGTGCAAAACTTGGTAACAATGTCCATCTTGGAGCTGGTGCAGTTGTAGCTGGAGTATTAGAACCACCAAGCAAATCACCTTGTGAAATAGGAGATAATGTATTGATAGGAGCAAATGCAGTTATACTTGAAGGGGTTAAAGTAGGTGCTAACTCAGTAGTTGCTGCTGGTTCTGTTGTTGTAGCAGACGTTCCTGAAAATGTAGTTGTAGCCGGAAGTCCTGCAAAAACAATTAAACATGTCGATGTTAAAACTAAAGATAAAACAAAATTAATGGAAGACTTAAGAAAATAA
- a CDS encoding pyridoxal phosphate-dependent aminotransferase: MNTFIAKNVQNIEISGIRKFYNKVVGEKGVVSLTLGQPDFNVPQNIKNAMIDAIQENKTAYTSNAGIEELRHEISTYLKEVFNIDYDKEEICLTIGGSEGLLSTFTAFIDNGDKVLIPTPAYPAYESCVKLLGGTVVNYNLKEDFSMDFDNLKYIIAKENPKIMVLSYPCNPTGAVLSKENRDELHEIIRNNKDIVVITDEIYSSLTYSNEYFSIAQFNDIRERVVIVSGFSKMFSMTGLRLGYVCAVKELMDNIMKVHQYNVSCAPSIVQWGAYEGIKTCLQDVEYMKNEFIKRRDFVYKRLINMGFEVNLPKGAFYIFPSIKKFNMKSEEFCERALKEAKVAIVPGSAFGKGGEGYFRISYSYSLEELQEAINRLEKWVNML; the protein is encoded by the coding sequence ATGAATACTTTTATTGCTAAAAATGTACAAAATATTGAGATATCTGGTATAAGAAAATTTTATAATAAAGTTGTAGGGGAGAAGGGGGTAGTTTCTCTTACTTTAGGACAGCCGGATTTTAATGTTCCACAAAATATAAAGAATGCCATGATAGATGCAATACAAGAAAATAAAACAGCATATACATCTAATGCAGGAATTGAAGAATTAAGACACGAGATATCTACTTATCTTAAAGAGGTATTTAATATTGACTATGATAAAGAAGAAATTTGTTTAACTATAGGTGGAAGTGAAGGACTTTTATCTACTTTTACAGCTTTTATAGATAATGGAGATAAAGTACTTATACCTACTCCAGCGTATCCAGCTTATGAAAGCTGTGTTAAATTGTTAGGAGGTACTGTTGTAAACTATAATTTAAAAGAAGATTTTTCTATGGATTTTGATAATCTTAAATATATAATAGCTAAAGAAAATCCTAAAATAATGGTTTTATCATATCCATGCAATCCTACAGGAGCTGTTTTAAGTAAAGAAAATAGGGATGAGTTACATGAAATAATAAGAAATAATAAAGACATAGTTGTAATAACTGATGAAATATATAGTTCATTAACTTATAGTAATGAATATTTTTCTATTGCTCAGTTTAATGATATTAGAGAAAGAGTTGTTATTGTAAGTGGTTTTTCAAAAATGTTTTCTATGACTGGTTTAAGACTTGGGTATGTGTGTGCTGTCAAAGAATTAATGGATAATATTATGAAAGTTCATCAATATAATGTATCTTGTGCACCATCCATTGTACAGTGGGGAGCTTATGAGGGAATAAAGACTTGTCTTCAAGATGTTGAATATATGAAAAATGAATTTATTAAGAGAAGAGATTTTGTATATAAAAGATTAATAAATATGGGGTTTGAAGTAAATCTTCCAAAAGGAGCTTTTTACATATTTCCTTCCATTAAAAAATTTAATATGAAAAGTGAGGAGTTCTGTGAAAGAGCTTTGAAAGAGGCTAAAGTAGCAATTGTTCCAGGTTCAGCTTTTGGAAAGGGTGGAGAAGGATATTTTAGAATTTCTTATTCTTATAGTTTAGAAGAGCTTCAAGAAGCTATAAATAGATTAGAGAAGTGGGTAAATATGTTATAA
- the dapB gene encoding 4-hydroxy-tetrahydrodipicolinate reductase, protein MVKIILSGCLGKMGRVISNSIANFPSLSIVAGIDKNNDTSIGYPIYSDVKNCTVEADVVLDFSRPETLPSLLQYCKEKTLPIVLCTTGYSKEELFEIEKASKEIPVFHSANMSIGINLINNILKDISAMLYENYDIEIIEKHHNQKVDSPSGTALLLANTIKNAIPSETEFKKGRDGISKRDHKEIGIHAIRGGSIVGEHEIIFAGQGELIELKHSALSREVFAVGALKACEFMYNKEKGMYSMDNVIKK, encoded by the coding sequence ATGGTTAAAATTATACTAAGCGGATGCTTAGGGAAAATGGGTAGAGTTATATCTAACAGTATAGCAAATTTCCCATCTTTATCTATAGTGGCTGGAATTGATAAAAATAATGATACTTCTATAGGATACCCTATTTATTCAGACGTAAAAAATTGTACTGTTGAAGCTGATGTAGTTTTAGATTTCTCTAGACCAGAAACTCTTCCTTCATTGCTTCAATATTGTAAAGAAAAAACTTTACCAATTGTTTTGTGTACAACTGGATATTCAAAAGAAGAATTATTTGAAATTGAAAAAGCTTCAAAAGAAATACCTGTTTTCCACTCTGCAAATATGTCTATAGGTATAAACCTCATAAACAATATTTTAAAAGATATAAGTGCAATGCTTTATGAAAATTATGATATAGAAATCATTGAAAAACATCATAATCAAAAAGTGGATTCCCCAAGTGGAACAGCCTTACTTTTGGCAAACACTATAAAGAATGCCATTCCTTCAGAAACAGAATTTAAAAAAGGTAGAGACGGAATATCAAAAAGAGACCATAAAGAAATAGGAATCCATGCTATAAGAGGCGGAAGCATAGTTGGAGAACATGAAATTATTTTTGCCGGACAAGGTGAACTAATAGAACTAAAACATTCTGCTTTATCTAGAGAAGTTTTTGCTGTAGGAGCATTAAAAGCTTGTGAATTCATGTACAATAAAGAAAAAGGCATGTATTCTATGGACAATGTTATAAAAAAATAA
- the dapA gene encoding 4-hydroxy-tetrahydrodipicolinate synthase, with protein MTLFKGSGVAIITPFNEENKVNFKKLEEILEWHVKSGTDAIIICGTTGEASTMSESERKETIKFTVDVINKRIPVIAGTGSNNTLAAVSMSKWAESIGVDGLLVITPYYNKTTQKGIVEHFKVIDSNVNIPIIVYNVPGRTGLNLAPKTLLKLTELKNIVGVKEASGDLSQVAEMKALCGDKIDIYSGNDDQIIPVLSLGGAGVISVAANIFPKDVHDMCQYYFDKKLDEALNLQLTMLPLINSLFIETNPIPVKTAMNLLGMNVGNLRLPLCDMEESNLNILKTDLDNYRQI; from the coding sequence ATGACATTATTCAAAGGCTCTGGAGTAGCTATTATTACTCCCTTTAACGAAGAAAACAAAGTAAATTTTAAAAAATTAGAGGAAATTTTAGAATGGCATGTAAAATCTGGTACTGATGCTATTATTATATGCGGAACTACTGGAGAAGCTTCTACAATGTCAGAATCTGAAAGAAAAGAAACTATAAAATTTACAGTAGATGTTATAAATAAAAGAATACCTGTAATCGCAGGAACAGGAAGTAATAATACTCTAGCCGCTGTAAGTATGAGTAAATGGGCTGAAAGCATCGGAGTTGATGGACTTTTAGTTATCACACCTTACTACAACAAGACAACACAAAAAGGGATAGTTGAACACTTTAAAGTAATTGATAGTAATGTTAATATACCTATAATCGTATACAACGTACCTGGTAGAACAGGATTAAACTTAGCTCCTAAAACTCTTTTAAAACTAACTGAACTTAAAAATATAGTAGGTGTAAAAGAAGCTAGTGGAGACTTAAGTCAAGTTGCTGAAATGAAAGCTTTATGTGGAGATAAAATAGATATTTACTCAGGAAATGATGATCAAATTATTCCTGTATTATCTCTTGGTGGAGCAGGAGTAATCTCTGTTGCAGCAAATATTTTTCCAAAGGATGTTCATGATATGTGTCAATACTATTTTGATAAAAAACTTGATGAAGCTTTAAATTTACAATTGACAATGCTTCCTTTAATAAACTCATTATTTATAGAAACAAACCCTATACCTGTTAAAACTGCTATGAATCTTTTAGGGATGAATGTTGGAAACTTAAGATTACCTTTATGTGATATGGAAGAAAGTAATCTAAACATATTAAAAACAGATTTAGATAATTACAGACAAATATAG
- a CDS encoding aspartate-semialdehyde dehydrogenase — translation MLYNVAVVGATGMVGNKFLEVLAERNFPIDNLYLFASKRSAGKTLQFRGKDFVVEELKEDNIKNKKIDIALFSAGGSTSLEFAPIFVKYNATVIDNSSAWRMDPEVPLVVPEVNPEDTEWSKGIIANPNCSTIQAVVALKPLHDKYGIKRIIYSTYQAVSGAGIGGYTDLENGYKGEVPNKFPYPIAGNLIPHIDSFLDNGYTKEEIKMIDETKKILHDDSLRITATTVRVPVFYGHSESINVELKTDFNLKDIFELYSSSKGIILKDDVKNLEYPMPIHSAGTDEVYVGRIRKDFSVENGLNLWVVADNIRKGAASNAVQIAEYLIKQI, via the coding sequence ATGCTTTATAATGTTGCTGTAGTAGGCGCTACTGGAATGGTAGGAAACAAATTTTTAGAAGTTCTTGCAGAAAGAAACTTTCCAATTGATAACCTTTATTTATTTGCTTCAAAAAGATCTGCAGGAAAAACTCTTCAATTTAGAGGGAAAGACTTTGTAGTAGAAGAACTAAAAGAAGATAATATTAAAAACAAGAAAATAGACATAGCTTTATTTTCTGCTGGTGGAAGCACTAGTTTAGAGTTTGCTCCAATATTTGTAAAATACAATGCAACTGTTATTGATAATAGTAGTGCTTGGAGAATGGATCCTGAGGTACCTTTAGTTGTACCTGAAGTTAATCCTGAAGATACAGAATGGAGTAAGGGTATAATAGCTAACCCTAATTGTTCTACTATTCAAGCTGTTGTAGCTTTAAAACCTCTTCATGATAAGTATGGCATAAAAAGAATAATTTATTCTACTTACCAAGCTGTTTCTGGTGCTGGAATTGGTGGATACACTGATTTAGAAAATGGCTATAAGGGAGAAGTTCCAAATAAATTTCCTTATCCAATAGCTGGAAACCTAATTCCTCATATAGATTCATTTTTAGATAATGGCTATACAAAAGAGGAAATAAAAATGATAGACGAAACTAAAAAAATACTTCATGATGATTCTTTAAGAATAACTGCAACTACAGTAAGAGTTCCTGTTTTCTATGGACATAGTGAAAGTATAAATGTAGAATTAAAAACTGATTTTAATTTAAAAGACATCTTTGAATTATATAGTAGTTCAAAGGGAATAATTTTAAAAGATGATGTTAAAAATTTAGAATATCCTATGCCAATTCATTCAGCTGGAACTGATGAAGTTTATGTAGGAAGAATTAGAAAAGATTTTAGTGTCGAAAATGGATTGAATTTATGGGTAGTAGCTGATAATATTAGAAAAGGAGCAGCTTCTAATGCTGTTCAAATCGCAGAATATTTAATAAAACAAATTTAA
- a CDS encoding alpha/beta-type small acid-soluble spore protein — MGNTPLKKVIKAKLKSDKELSELEKLREKMKYEIAKELGLSEKVDTYGWGALTSEETGRIGGVMTKRKREMKIPKNDEILKIDRNS, encoded by the coding sequence ATGGGGAATACTCCTTTGAAAAAAGTTATAAAAGCTAAATTGAAAAGTGATAAAGAGTTAAGTGAATTAGAAAAATTGAGGGAAAAGATGAAGTATGAAATTGCCAAAGAGTTAGGTCTTAGTGAAAAAGTGGATACATATGGTTGGGGTGCATTGACCTCTGAGGAAACAGGTAGAATTGGAGGAGTAATGACAAAAAGAAAAAGAGAGATGAAAATTCCTAAAAATGATGAAATACTTAAAATAGATAGAAATAGTTAA
- a CDS encoding class I SAM-dependent methyltransferase — MNCYKEFSSIYDRLIYNDIDYKKMGKSIIGICKKYNIQNNDYLDLACGTANVTKEVGKNFKNIWAVDLSCDMLGIASDKLREEKIKAKLVCQDMSELNLIKKFDLITCVLDSTNYITDENELENYFKKVHYHLKDNGIFIFDINSYYKITEVLGNNIYNYDDEEIVYVWENILEDDIVTMYLTFFVKEGELYKRFDEEHEEKAYSEEFLDNLLNKIGFEILEKLDNYNDNKISTKTERIVYILRKKISGGNNNER, encoded by the coding sequence TTGAATTGCTATAAAGAATTTTCAAGTATATATGACAGACTTATATACAATGATATTGATTATAAAAAGATGGGCAAATCTATAATTGGTATATGCAAAAAGTATAATATTCAAAACAACGATTATCTAGATTTAGCCTGTGGAACAGCAAATGTTACAAAGGAAGTTGGCAAAAACTTTAAAAATATTTGGGCTGTAGATTTATCCTGTGATATGTTAGGTATAGCATCAGATAAATTAAGAGAAGAAAAAATAAAGGCAAAGTTAGTATGTCAGGATATGAGTGAGCTAAATTTAATAAAGAAATTTGATTTAATAACTTGTGTTTTAGATTCTACAAATTATATTACTGATGAAAATGAATTAGAGAATTACTTTAAAAAAGTACATTATCATTTAAAAGATAATGGAATATTTATTTTTGATATAAATTCTTATTATAAAATTACTGAAGTTCTAGGAAATAACATATATAATTATGATGATGAAGAAATAGTATATGTATGGGAAAATATATTAGAAGATGACATTGTAACCATGTATCTTACATTCTTTGTCAAAGAGGGAGAATTATATAAGCGATTTGATGAGGAACATGAAGAGAAAGCTTATAGTGAAGAATTTTTAGATAACCTTCTAAATAAAATAGGTTTTGAAATTTTAGAGAAATTAGATAATTATAATGATAATAAAATTTCAACTAAAACAGAGAGAATAGTATATATACTTAGGAAAAAAATATCAGGGGGAAATAATAATGAAAGATAA